One Sphingomicrobium sp. XHP0239 DNA segment encodes these proteins:
- a CDS encoding L,D-transpeptidase family protein has product MIRLACLLLASLAATPAVAQGAKVSSPIELARAAQELDPGEWVWAPDIAPEGPVVVYVDLTRQLADIYRNGLRIGVSTVSTGKPGHETPTGVFTILQKDKWHHSSTYNNAPMFFQQRMTWGGVALHAGGLPGYPESHGCVHLPYAFAEELFGTTTMGGTIVVQGRAGAPVTIPAAGVLAPVSVEGTAALHRPLDTRSFTWNPATAPEGPVSLVLSTSDKQMVVLRNGKEIGRSRIDYDGMPSGTFLATLTTDAAGKFHYSLLPLPDHDAGEHAVDAAILNRMRLPGPFLDELRPLLHHGSHILVTPASVEPHTTGVELTVAAAHD; this is encoded by the coding sequence ATGATTCGACTTGCCTGTCTCCTCCTCGCGTCCTTGGCCGCCACCCCCGCCGTGGCGCAGGGGGCCAAGGTCAGCTCGCCGATCGAACTCGCCCGCGCCGCCCAGGAACTCGATCCCGGCGAATGGGTCTGGGCCCCCGACATCGCCCCCGAAGGCCCGGTGGTGGTCTATGTTGATCTCACGCGCCAACTGGCCGACATCTACCGCAACGGGCTGCGTATCGGCGTCTCGACGGTATCGACGGGCAAACCCGGCCACGAAACCCCGACCGGCGTCTTCACGATCCTGCAAAAGGACAAGTGGCACCACTCGTCCACCTACAATAACGCCCCGATGTTCTTTCAGCAGCGGATGACCTGGGGCGGGGTGGCGCTCCATGCGGGTGGCCTTCCGGGCTACCCCGAAAGCCACGGGTGCGTGCACCTGCCCTACGCCTTCGCGGAGGAATTGTTCGGCACCACCACCATGGGCGGCACGATCGTCGTTCAGGGGCGCGCGGGCGCTCCCGTCACCATCCCTGCGGCAGGCGTCCTCGCTCCCGTCAGCGTCGAGGGCACGGCGGCGCTCCATCGCCCGCTCGACACCCGTTCGTTCACATGGAATCCCGCCACCGCGCCCGAAGGGCCGGTCAGCCTCGTCCTGTCGACCAGCGACAAGCAGATGGTCGTCCTTCGCAACGGCAAGGAGATCGGTCGCAGCCGCATCGACTATGACGGCATGCCGAGCGGCACCTTCCTCGCCACCCTCACGACCGACGCGGCGGGCAAGTTCCATTATTCGCTCCTCCCGCTGCCCGACCACGACGCGGGCGAACATGCGGTCGACGCGGCGATCCTCAACCGGATGCGCCTCCCCGGCCCGTTCCTCGACGAACTGCGCCCGCTGCTTCATCACGGCAGCCACATCCTCGTCACGCCGGCATCCGTCGAACCGCATACCACCGGCGTCGAACTCACCGTCGCCGCCGCGCACGACTGA
- the rplQ gene encoding 50S ribosomal protein L17, whose translation MRHRVGHRKLQRTSSHRAALLRNMAAALIKHEQIKTTTAKAKELRPYVEKLITLSKKGGLSNRRLAHTKLLDDAQLQKLFDTLADRYADRNGGYTRIVKAGIRRSDAAPMAVIEFVDRDVDAKGQDSGPVEFADEEA comes from the coding sequence ATGCGCCATCGTGTTGGCCATCGTAAACTGCAACGCACCTCGAGCCACCGCGCCGCGCTTCTGCGCAACATGGCGGCGGCCCTGATCAAGCACGAGCAGATCAAGACCACGACCGCCAAGGCCAAGGAGCTGCGGCCCTATGTCGAGAAGCTGATCACGCTGTCGAAGAAGGGCGGGCTGTCCAACCGTCGTCTCGCGCATACCAAGCTGCTCGACGATGCGCAGCTGCAGAAGCTGTTCGACACGCTTGCCGATCGCTACGCGGACCGTAACGGCGGCTACACGCGGATCGTCAAAGCGGGCATCCGCCGGTCCGACGCCGCGCCGATGGCGGTGATCGAGTTCGTCGATCGCGACGTCGACGCCAAGGGGCAGGACAGCGGTCCGGTCGAATTCGCGGACGAGGAAGCTTAA
- a CDS encoding DNA-directed RNA polymerase subunit alpha, with the protein MSINAKNWQELKKPQGLDRKPGTDAKRKATFVAEPLERGFGMTLGNSLRRVLLSSLQGAAITSIKIEGVLHEFSSLAGVREDVTDIVINTKQIAVKMEGEGPKRLQLSATGPGEVTAAQIAVSGDIEITNPDLVICHLDDGATLNMELTADIGSGYVPAAMNRPADAPIGLIPIDSLYSPIRQVAYKVENTRVGQELDYDKLSLTVETDGTVTPEDAVAYAARILQDQLQLFVHFDDSAIAPAPAQSQAGTTEGGQDTNQLNRYLLKKVDELELSVRSANCLKNDNIIYIGDLVQKTEAEMLRTPNFGRKSLNEIKEVLASMGLRLGMEIPGWPPENIEEMAKKLEQELLG; encoded by the coding sequence ATGTCGATCAACGCGAAAAACTGGCAGGAACTGAAAAAGCCGCAGGGCCTCGACCGCAAGCCCGGCACCGACGCCAAGCGCAAGGCCACCTTCGTCGCCGAGCCGCTCGAACGCGGTTTCGGCATGACGCTCGGCAACAGCTTGCGCCGCGTGCTCCTGTCCTCGCTTCAGGGCGCGGCGATCACCTCGATCAAGATCGAAGGCGTGCTGCACGAATTCTCCTCGCTCGCGGGCGTTCGCGAGGACGTGACCGACATCGTCATCAACACCAAGCAGATCGCGGTGAAGATGGAAGGCGAAGGCCCCAAGCGTCTCCAGCTTTCGGCTACCGGCCCCGGCGAAGTCACCGCTGCCCAGATCGCGGTGTCGGGCGATATCGAGATCACCAACCCCGATCTCGTCATCTGCCACCTCGACGATGGCGCCACGCTCAACATGGAGCTGACCGCCGACATCGGTTCGGGCTACGTCCCGGCGGCGATGAACCGCCCGGCCGACGCGCCGATCGGTTTGATCCCGATCGACAGCCTGTACAGCCCCATCCGCCAAGTCGCCTACAAGGTGGAGAACACCCGCGTCGGGCAGGAACTGGACTATGACAAGCTGAGCCTGACCGTCGAGACCGACGGCACGGTCACGCCCGAGGATGCCGTCGCCTATGCCGCGCGCATCCTTCAGGACCAGCTGCAGCTGTTCGTCCACTTCGACGACAGCGCGATCGCGCCCGCGCCGGCTCAGAGCCAAGCGGGCACGACCGAAGGCGGGCAGGACACCAACCAGCTCAATCGTTACCTTCTCAAGAAGGTCGACGAGCTGGAACTGTCGGTCCGTTCGGCGAACTGCCTCAAGAACGACAACATCATCTACATCGGCGATCTGGTCCAGAAGACCGAAGCCGAAATGCTGCGCACCCCCAACTTCGGTCGCAAGTCCTTGAACGAGATCAAGGAAGTGCTGGCGTCGATGGGTCTGCGCCTTGGCATGGAAATCCCCGGCTGGCCGCCCGAGAACATCGAGGAAATGGCCAAGAAGCTGGAACAGGAACTGCTGGGCTAA
- the rpsK gene encoding 30S ribosomal protein S11: MAREPQRVRRRERKNITAGVAHVNASFNNTMITITDAQGNAISWSSAGMMGFKGSRKSTPYAAQVAAEDAGKKAQDHGVKTLEVEVKGPGSGRESALRALQAVGFTITSIRDVTPIPHNGVRPSKRRRV; this comes from the coding sequence ATGGCTCGTGAACCGCAACGCGTCCGTCGCCGCGAACGCAAGAACATCACCGCCGGCGTCGCCCATGTGAACGCCAGCTTCAACAACACCATGATCACCATCACCGATGCGCAGGGCAATGCGATCAGCTGGTCCAGCGCCGGCATGATGGGCTTCAAGGGCAGCCGCAAGTCGACGCCCTATGCCGCGCAGGTCGCTGCCGAGGATGCCGGCAAGAAGGCGCAGGATCATGGCGTGAAGACGCTCGAAGTCGAAGTGAAGGGCCCGGGTTCGGGTCGCGAGAGCGCGCTGCGTGCGCTTCAGGCGGTGGGTTTCACCATCACCTCGATCCGCGACGTGACGCCGATCCCGCACAACGGCGTGCGTCCGTCCAAGCGTCGCCGCGTCTAA
- the rpsM gene encoding 30S ribosomal protein S13, whose amino-acid sequence MARIAGVNIPTNKRVEIALTYIHGIGHTTAKEITEKLKIAPERRVADLSDQEVLQIREAIDADHTVEGDLRRETAMNIKRLMDLRSYRGLRHRAGLPVRGQRTHTNARTRKGKAKPIAGKKK is encoded by the coding sequence ATGGCACGTATTGCCGGGGTCAATATCCCGACCAACAAGCGCGTCGAGATCGCGCTCACCTATATCCATGGCATCGGTCACACGACCGCCAAGGAAATCACTGAAAAGCTGAAGATCGCGCCGGAACGCCGCGTCGCCGACCTGTCGGACCAGGAAGTCCTTCAGATCCGCGAGGCGATCGACGCCGATCACACCGTCGAAGGCGACCTTCGCCGCGAGACCGCGATGAACATCAAGCGTCTGATGGATCTTCGTTCGTATCGCGGGCTGCGCCATCGTGCGGGCCTTCCCGTTCGTGGCCAGCGCACGCACACCAATGCGCGCACCCGCAAGGGCAAGGCCAAGCCGATCGCCGGCAAGAAGAAGTAA
- a CDS encoding succinylglutamate desuccinylase/aspartoacylase family protein gives MTAQPLDFEGHVTKPGTRLSIDLPISRDATGRYVHMPVRIIHGSEEGPTLLISAAVHGDEISGIEVIRRVLAKVQPRKLKGTLITVPIVNPFGFVGYSRYLPDRKDLNRAFPGSEDGSLASQIAYIYRTTLLSRADFAIDLHSAAIHRYNLPQIRVSEDSSRARELARAFNPPIIMVSSLRSGSLRGVALEEGVPMLLYEAGEALRFDDLSTRTGVNGILRVMQEMGMLELKPSKRQYVEPLEATRSLWLRAPRGGIASVKTLSGRRVSLGQVVATVRDPTDPKKESVLKSPIEGIVIGHSNLGVKNKGDALLHIAQLGDSDIYLDPLTEERLSGVMLDEHEVD, from the coding sequence ATGACAGCCCAACCCCTCGATTTCGAAGGCCATGTAACCAAGCCCGGCACGCGCCTCTCGATCGACCTTCCGATTAGCCGCGATGCCACCGGCCGCTACGTCCACATGCCGGTGCGGATCATCCACGGCTCCGAGGAAGGCCCGACCCTGCTGATCAGCGCGGCGGTGCATGGCGACGAGATCAGCGGCATCGAAGTCATCCGCCGGGTTCTTGCCAAGGTGCAACCGCGCAAGCTCAAGGGCACGCTCATCACCGTGCCGATCGTCAACCCGTTCGGCTTCGTCGGCTATTCGCGCTACCTGCCCGACCGCAAGGACCTCAACCGCGCCTTCCCGGGCAGCGAGGACGGCAGCCTCGCCAGCCAGATCGCCTACATCTACCGCACGACGCTCCTCAGCCGCGCGGACTTCGCGATCGATCTCCATTCGGCCGCGATCCACCGCTACAACCTGCCCCAGATCCGGGTCAGCGAGGATTCCAGCCGCGCCCGCGAACTGGCCCGCGCCTTCAACCCGCCGATCATCATGGTATCCAGCCTGCGTTCGGGAAGCCTTCGCGGCGTCGCGCTCGAGGAAGGCGTGCCGATGCTACTGTACGAGGCGGGCGAGGCGCTGCGCTTCGACGACCTTTCCACCCGCACCGGGGTCAACGGCATCCTGCGCGTGATGCAGGAAATGGGGATGCTCGAACTCAAGCCCAGCAAGCGCCAGTATGTCGAACCGCTCGAAGCGACCCGCTCGCTCTGGCTCCGCGCGCCGCGCGGCGGCATCGCCTCGGTCAAGACGCTCTCGGGACGCCGGGTCAGCCTCGGCCAAGTCGTCGCCACCGTCCGCGACCCCACCGACCCCAAGAAAGAAAGCGTGCTCAAGTCCCCCATCGAGGGCATCGTCATCGGCCACAGCAACCTGGGCGTGAAGAACAAGGGCGACGCCCTCCTCCACATCGCGCAACTGGGCGACAGCGACATCTATCTCGATCCGCTGACCGAGGAGCGCCTTTCGGGCGTGATGCTCGACGAGCATGAGGTCGATTGA
- a CDS encoding bifunctional riboflavin kinase/FAD synthetase: protein MRRFRHTDPLPDGLSGAVLALGNFDGFHRGHQAVVRRAVDRAAHEGSPAIVATFDPHPVRHFRPDAPPFRLTDLDQRETLFAQAGADAMLVFAFDDALAGMSAEDFVAMLAGRLGASGVVTGEDFTFGRDRGGNVDVLRESGAARGLVAETVAPVSDDAVISSSRIREALQAGDPHQATRLLTRPFAVRGEVVHGDKRGRDLGWPTANMKMGDYVRPAYGIYATRVRLPDGSEHDAVSNLGVRPMFDPPQELLETYIFDFDGDLYGQQIEVALHHYLRPEAKFHDMDALKRQMDMDAAEARRLLA, encoded by the coding sequence ATGCGCCGCTTCCGCCATACCGATCCGCTCCCCGACGGCCTGTCCGGCGCAGTCCTCGCGCTCGGCAATTTCGACGGCTTCCACCGTGGGCATCAGGCGGTGGTCCGCCGGGCCGTGGATCGGGCCGCCCACGAGGGATCGCCCGCGATCGTCGCCACTTTCGATCCGCATCCCGTGCGCCATTTCCGTCCCGACGCGCCGCCCTTCCGGCTCACCGACCTCGACCAGCGCGAGACGTTGTTCGCGCAGGCCGGGGCCGACGCCATGCTCGTCTTCGCCTTCGACGACGCGCTGGCAGGAATGAGCGCGGAGGACTTCGTCGCGATGCTGGCCGGCCGGCTCGGCGCGAGCGGGGTGGTGACGGGCGAGGACTTCACTTTCGGCAGGGATCGCGGCGGCAACGTCGACGTCCTTCGCGAAAGCGGCGCCGCCCGTGGCCTCGTCGCCGAGACCGTCGCGCCCGTCAGCGACGATGCCGTCATCTCATCCAGCCGCATTCGCGAGGCGCTCCAGGCGGGCGATCCGCACCAGGCCACCCGCCTCCTGACCCGCCCCTTCGCCGTTCGCGGCGAGGTCGTACATGGCGACAAGCGCGGGCGCGACCTCGGCTGGCCGACCGCCAACATGAAGATGGGCGACTATGTCCGCCCCGCCTACGGCATCTACGCGACGCGGGTCCGCCTCCCTGACGGCAGCGAGCATGACGCGGTGTCCAACCTTGGCGTGCGCCCGATGTTCGATCCGCCACAGGAGCTGCTCGAGACCTACATCTTCGACTTCGACGGCGATCTCTACGGCCAGCAGATCGAGGTCGCGCTTCACCATTATCTCCGCCCCGAAGCGAAGTTTCACGACATGGA